From the genome of Longispora fulva:
ACGCCGGCGCCGGGCTCGGCGGGCTGCGGGCCATCCCGTGGGTGTTCGGCTGGACCCAGTCCCGCCAGATCGTCCCCGGCTGGTACGGCGTGGGCTCCGGGCTGGCTGCCGCGCGCGAGGCGGGGCTGGGCGACTCCCTCGCCGAGATGTACGAGCGGTGGGACTTCTTCCGGACCTACCTCTCCAATGTGGAGATGACCCTGGCGAAGACGGACCTGGCGATCACCAGGCGCTACGTGACAGAGCTGGTCCCGGCGCACCTGCACCGGTTCTACGACCAGATCGTGGCCGAGCACGCCTCCACGGTCCGCGAGGTGCTCGCGATCACCGGCGAGTCGGAGCTGCTGGAGAACCAGCCGACGTTGCGCCGCACCCTGGTGGTCCGCGACACCTACCTGGAGCCGTTGCACCACCTGCAGGTCGCGCTGCTCAAGCGGCACCGGCAGAAGCCCGACCCGCTGCTGGAACGGGCCCTGCTGACCACGATCAACGGCATCGCGGCGGGGCTGCGCAACACCGGGTGAACCGCTACTGCGGCGTGGGCAGCAGGGCCAGCTCGGCGATCACCCGGACCCCGTAGCAGCAGGCCCCGGCCAGGCCGACCGCGACGAGCACCCAGACGAGGGCGAGCCACCTCGGACTCCGGGGTGGCTCCTCGTCGGCGTTCTGGTCCCACATCCGTTCAGGGTGCCACGGACGGCCGGGGCCGGTCCGGCCTGTTCGCGGGAAGCGCGACAACCGTCGACGATGTTAGATTCCTGTGCTCGTTTCGGTAGTCAGCAACATTCGGGGGTTTCGTTGCGCGTTCGTCGTGGCGTCTTGATCGGCGCCGTCGCATTCCTTGTCACAGCGGTCATTCCGCCCGGAACGGCCAGCGCGGCCCCGGTGCCGACCGCTCCCTACACCGCGTTCTCCATCGACGCCGGCGACAGCAACAACGTCCACGACCTCGGCGGATCGCAGCTGTACGACAGCAACAACGGCACCTTCACCGGCAGTTACACCAGCGCGAATGATGTCGTGGAACTGCGCGCGCGCGACAACGCCGCCACCGTGGGCTACACGTGGCGGGCGGCCCTGATGCCGCCGACCGGCTCGACGTGGGTGGCCGGTACCCGGTATCCGACCCAGAACGACCCGGACGCGACGCACGCCAGCCTGCACGTCCAGCCGGGCTCCGCCGTCTGCTCCGGCCCTGGGTCCGTCCTGATCCGGGAGGTGGTCCGCGACGGCGCGCAGAAGATCACCGCGTTCGCCGCCACCTACGCCGTCGACTGCTTTGCGGAGCAACCCCAGCAGCGCGTGACCGGTGAGCTGCGGTGGAACTCCAGCGTCGGCTACACCGCCGCGACGACCGAGAAGTGGGCCAAGTACTTCGGTAAGATGTACGCCGGGATGGACGGGCCGCCGCAGGCGATCACCCTCACGGCGAAGGGCACCGAGCCGACCACGTTCGGCGCGGTGACGTTCGGGGACCCAACGCTGTTCACCGTCACCGGCAACACCTGCTCCGGTGCGACGTTGGCGTACGGGGAGACGTGCGCCGTGACCCTGACGCCGCACCCGACCCAGCGGGGGTACCAGTACACCCAACTGTTCGTCGCCGACAACACGGCCGGTGGCCGCAAGGTCGTCCAGGTGAGCCTGGTCGGCCTGGACCCGCGCGAGGTCGCGCCGACGTACCTGGGGTCGTTCGGGCCGGTCGAGGCGGGGCATGCCGACGTCGTGCAGACCGTGACGGTGCAGTCCTACGGCATCCAGCCGACCCGGATGGGCAAGGCGTCGATCGACGGCGTGGCCCCGGGGTGGTTCACCATCACGGCCGACACCTGCTCGGGGACCACGCTCCCGGTCGGGGGCGCCTGCACGATCCAGGTGACGGCACACGGTCTCGAGGCTCCGTACCAGGATCGGACGCTGTTCATTCCGAACGACAGCCTGACCCCGCGCTACGAGGTGCGGCTGGGCGCGGACATCGGCGCCCGGGGCAGCTACTACCCGCTGACGCCCAACCGGATCCTCGACACCCGGGAGGGCAACGGCGCGCCCAGGCGGACGGTCGGCGGCGGCGAGACCGTCCATCTGCAGGTCAACGGCCGGGGCGGCGTGCCGGCCGCCGGGGTGTCGGCCGTGGTGCTCAACGTGACCGTCACCGAGCCGACCGCCGCGGGGTTCATCACGGTGTACCCCTCCGGCCTGCCGCGTCCCGTGGCGTCGTCGCTGAACCACGTGCCCGGCTGGACCGGGGCGAACTCCGTCACGGTCGGCGTGGGCGCCAACGGCCAGGTCGACCTGTACAGCCACGCCGGATCCACCCACGTGGTCGTCGACGTGGTCGGCTACTACGCGAAGGGCTACGCGGGGCCGGACGGTGGCCCGGCCGTCGGCGCCCAGTACGAGCCGATCGTGCCGCAGCGGCTGCTGGACACCCGCAGCGCCTGGGGCGACCCGCTGCCGGCCGGCCACTACGCCAAGGTGCCGGTCGACTTCGGGGCGAACGTCAACCCGCACATCCGGGCCCTGGCGGTCAACGTCACCGCGGTCGACCCGCGCGGGTCGGGCTTCCTGACCACCTGGGACGGGCAGGGCCCGCGCCCGAACGCCTCGACGCTCAACTACACGGCCGGCCGGAACGTGCCGAACATGGCGATCGTGCCCACCGCGAACTGCACCGACTGCGGCGTCGGGACCGGCCTGCCGTCGATCGGCGTGCACACGACGACGGACACCCACCTCGTGGTCGACGTGGTCGGGTTCTACGTCGACAACGGCGTGACGAGCGGACTGCGCTTCCAGCCGGTCAGGCCGACCCGGATCACCGACACCCGGCCGGACTACACCGGACCAGGCCTGCACGGTTCGATCGGCCCGGACTCCTCGGTCCCGGTCGCCGCCGACGGGGCCGTGTTCCCGGGCGCGGTCGCGGTGGGGCTCAACGTCACGGCCGTGGCGCCCACCTCGAACACGTTCCTGACCGTGTGGCCGTCGACGTATCCCGAGGTGGACCGGCCGGGGGTCAGCAACCTCAACCCGACCGCCGGGCAGGTCGTGGCCAACGCCGTGGTCACCGGCGTCGGCTTCAAGATCGGCTATGGCGGCGACCTGATGTTCAACGTGTACAACCTGGCCGGCCGGACCGACCTGGTCGTCGACGCGGTCGGGGCCTACTACTCCAGCACGACCGGCTACCGGCAGACCTACCTGCTCCTCAGCTACCCGCCGTCGACCCGGCACGGCTGACGAACGACGCCGCACCTCCGAGGGGAGGTGCGGCGTCGCCGTCGTCGGTCAGCGATGCGTGGGCTCCAGCCAGCCCTCGGCCGTCAGATACTCCAGGACCGTCGCCACCGCCTCGTCCACCGTGCCGGCGGTGTCCAGCGTCAACTCCGCGTCCGTGGGGATCTCGTACGGGTCGTGCACGCCCGTCATGTTGGTGATCTCGCCCGCGCGGGCCTTCGCGTACAGCCCCTTGCGGTCGCGGTGTTCGCACACCTCCAACGGGGTGGCGATGTGCACCAGGATGAAGCCGGCCCCGGCCTCGTGCGCGAGCTTGCGGGCCTCGGACCGCCCGTGCGCGTACGGCGCGATCGGGCAGCACAGCGCCAGCCCGCCGTGCCGGGCGACCTCGGCGGCCACGAACCCGATCCGGGTGATGTTCAGATCCCGGTCGGCCCGGGAGAAGCCCAGCCCGGACGACAGCAGCCGGCGGACGACGTCGCCGTCGAGCAGGCTCGCGTTGCGGTCCCCGCCCTCCAACAGCGCCTCGTGCACGCCCCGGGCGATCGTGGACTTGCCGGCCCCGGACAGCCCCGTGAACAGCACGACCAGGCCCCGCTCCCGGCGCGGCGGCCGGGACCGGCGCAGCTCGCGGGCCACTGCCGGCGGGGTGTGCCACTCGGGCAGGGTCACGCCCCGGTCCTGCAGGTCGGCGATCTCCCGGTTGGTGAGCGCGAGCCGGCGGGTGTGCGGGGGCACGTCGTCCCGGGAGCGCCACTGGCCGTCCCTGGCGTCGTAGGCCAGCTCACGGGGCAGCACCACGCGCAGCCCGCCGGCCGTGATGGTGGCCGCACCCGACAGCAGGTGCGTCACCCCGTAGGCCGCGGCGACCCGGCTGTGCAGCAGGGCGTCACGCACGTCGTCCCCGGTCCGGCTCAGCGGCACGGCGACGATGGTGGCCGCCGGCAGCCGGTCGCGGGCGGCGAGGACGGACCGGACCAGCGCCTCGGGCGGCAGGCCGTCCGGACCGGGGCCGCCGACCGGGACGATGATCAGCACGTGGCCGGCGATCGTACGGGCGGCGTGCGCGAGCTGGGCCAGCTGCGGCCGGTGCAGCGGCCGGTCGGCGATCACCCCGAGCACCCGCCCCGACGGCAGCACGTCGCGGACCTCCGCCGGGCCCATCCGGAGCTTCTTGAACGCGCCGCGCGGACCCTCGCCGAGCCGGCGGAGCTGCCCGGAGATGTACACCGAGCCGGCCCTGGCCTCCCAGGTCTCCGTGACGTCCAGGGCGGCGGCCGGCGCGGCCTCGGTGTCGGTGAGGACCAGGACCCGACGCATCGGGTTGGTCAGGTCGAGCTTCCCCGTGAGCTCGACCGGCACCTCCAGGGTGACCGGCGCCGACCAGGGGGTGCCGTCGGCGAGGCGTCCACGCCGGGTCACCGCCACCAGGTCGGCCCGGCTCAGAAAGCCCGTCAGCGGGGCGTACGCCCCGCTGAGCAGTAGTTCCAGATCGGCGAGTTCCCGTGGTCGGGGCGTGTACGTCGGTGCGCCCCGTAGTACTTCGTCTGGCAGAACCCAGCCGTTCATGACAGCCCCCTCCCTTGGCCCGTCGCCCCTGCGGGCCACATGGGGCCTGCGGCCCTGACAGTCTCCCAGCCTGTCAAGAAGAGGTCGAGCCGCCACCCAGGGCTGTCACTGTTACGTCAGATCGGCGGCCCCGAACGAGGCACTGAACCTTTTACACCAGATCGTCACACTCTTGTAGAGATCCAGGTCGGTGCCGGGCGGGATGTCGTACACCTGACTGCCCTTGTTGCCCTTGAGTCGGCCCAGCTCGACATGGCGCGAGGCATCGAGGTCCGTCACCGTCGCCGCCTGGTCGGTGATCCAGACCCGCAGGTCGGGGCCGTTGCTCGTGTCCAGGTCACGCAGGGCGAGCACGTGCCGGCCGTCGGCGAGCCGGACCAGTTCGGCGGATCCGGCCGTCGCGTGCTCGTGGCTGACGAAGCTCCCGTGGCGCACGACGGTGTCGGCGATCGTGGGCGCCGCCGCCGGCAGGGTCTCGTGCACCGTCCGGTCGACGACCAGCTTCCACGGCTGGAACCAGAACAGTCCGAAGGCGACGGCCACCGCGAGCGCGAGGCCGACGAGGACAAGTTTCTTCCGCATGCCCCTCAGCCTGCCCGCTCCGGGCCGATCCGCACCTTACGAGCCGGTTACCGGCCCCACCGGGCGGCTACCTCAGTCGGACGTCGAACATCCGGTTGCTCATCAGGTCCCGGAACGCCGCCGCCGCCTGCGGGGTCGCGTCGATCCGTGAGTCGCGGCCCTCGGCGTTCGGCGAGTCGAAGTACACCAGGGCCTTGACCCGGGGGAACAGCGCCATCTGGTCGGCGGTGGTCGCGAAGAACCACGGCTTGTGGCCCGGGTTCCCGCCCGACTGCCACACGCCCCACTCGGCGACCATCAGCGGCTTGTCCGGGAAGGTCCGCGCCGCCCACGAGTAGATGCCCGGCCAGGCCTTGCCGACCGAGGTGCGGTTGACCATCTCCACGAAGTCGCCGTAGCCGAAGCCGCCGTCGCTGTAGGCGTACACGTCCCAGCTGACCCAGTCGACCACGTCGTCGCCCGGGTAGAGCTCACCGAACCACGGCTGGACATTCCACGGCACGTAGGACATGTAGCACATCACCGTGACCGCGTTCGTCACTCCCTTGGCACGCAACCGCTCCACGACGTGCCGGTACATCGCGGCGTAGTCCCGGGCCGTCATGCCCGAGCCCGCGCCGGCGATCACGTCGTTCTCCGGCTCGTGGTGCACGGTCAGGTAGAACGGGTCGGTGTAGGTGGACGTGATGTGCGCGGCGAGCCGGTCGATCACCCGGTCGTAGTCCCCGGCGGCGACCCGGTCCCAGCGCATCAGGGGCTTCCAGTTCAGGAACAGCAGCCGCTCGTGGCCGGGTTCGCGGGCCAGCGCCACCTCCCACGGGGTCGGGAACAGCTCCTCGCCCCGGTGGTAGTGGTGGAAGATCTGCTGCCCCCGGCCTGCGGTCGCCTCGAACTCGCGGAGCGCCTGGTCCCGGGGCTGGCTGGTGTGTGCGGCCGGGGCGACGCCGGTGAGGATGCCGCAGGTGGGGACGAGCTTCGGGCCGACGACGCAGGGCGCGGCCGGCGGCTCCTCCGGGTCCTCGGAGGGCACGGCGGTCGGGATCGGGCTGACGGCGGGCGGGCTCGGCACCGCCGGGCTGGGCACGGTCGGGCTGGGCACCGTCGGGTCCGGCGGGACGGCGGTGGGCGCCGGCGGCGTCGGGGACGGGAGCTGCTGGCCGGGCGTCGACGGCACCGGCTGGGGGGCCGGCGGGCTCGGCTGCGGCGGGACCGGGCTGGGTTCCCCGCCGGACGGCGGGGTCGGCACGGGATCGGACGGCACGGGCACCGGATCGGCCGGGGGCAGCGGCGGCGGCACCGGGTCGGAGGCGGAGCCCGGATCGGGGCTGGGTTCGACGCTCGGCGAGGGGCTCCCAGGGGGCGGCGGCGTGGTGCCCGGGTCCTCGGCGGGCGCCGGCGACGCCGGATCCTGCCACCGGCCGGTGCGCGGGTCCTCCCGGGTCAGCCGCAGGGTCGGCGCGCCGGAGGGCGCCTCCGAGCTGCGGAACCGCTGCAACCGATCGGGGCTGGTCAGGGCGAAGGCGTACTTGCCGGTGGACTGCACCACCCGGCTCACGTCGAAGGTCAGGGTGGTGGCCGACGCGGTGACCGTGCTGGTGCCGAGCACCCGGCCGACCTGCGGCGCCCGGCTGGCCAGGGTGCGCTCGCTCCAGCCGGTGTCCGGCACCGAGACCAGCTCGACCAGGCCCGGCTTCGCCCCGGGCAGCGGGGTCAGGGTCAGCGTGCTGCGCAGCCGGCCGGTGCCGCGGGGCACCTCGCTGACCTGGAAGCGCAGGTAGGACACCATCGCCTCGGCGCCGGACCGGCCGGCGGCCAGCTCGGGGTCACGGGCGACGGCCGGGGTGCGGCCGTTGCGCAGGTACGCGTCGGCGGCCACCCGGACCAGAACGTCGGGCGTCACGGGCGAACTCGTGCAGGCGGCCAGTCCACCGCCCAGGCAGAGCACGGTGGTGACGAGGGCGACTCGACGGTCCACGCATCTCATACGTGCATATTTACAGTTTTTCGCGACACGAGGGGGTGAAAAACCGCAACTCGCCGCGCACCCTCGACCCCCCGCCGGTCGTTGGCCGTTTAGTCGGCCTGTGCGCATTGCCGCACATCGGAGGGAGGCCGGATTTGTTCTATAGTACTTTTTTCATAATTTGTCCTCGATTGTAACGATGCGAAAGGTCCCCGCATCCCCATGGACGTGTCTCGGCCGGCCACGTACGACCTCTCCGACTACCTCAGCGCCCTCCGCAGGAGCTGGTGGGTGGCCGTGCTGGCCGCGGCTCTCGGGTTCGCCGGGGCCACGGCGTTCACCATGACCCAGCACAAGCTGTACGAGTCCTCGGCCTCCGTTCTCGTCCAGCCCACCGGCGTCACCGACACGAACGTGACCGGCGGCCGGACCAAGGGCGACATCAACCTGGACACCGAGGCCCAACTCGTGAAGTCCACGGCCGTGGCCACCGACGCCGGGAAGCTGATGCGCAGCGCGAAGACCGCGCCGCAGCTCGCCCACCGGGTGTCGGTCGCCGTGCCGCCGAACACGTCGGTGCTGGTCATCACGTACTCCGAGCATTCGCCGCGCGCCGCGCAGGCCGGCGCGCACGCGTTCGCCGAGGCCTACCTCGCCAACCGCAACGAGAGCGCGAAGGCCGACCTGACCGGGCAGGCCGGCACGCTGGACCGCAAGATCAAGCAGGTGAACGCCGACCTGGCGAGCCTGCCGACCACCCTGGACCGGGCCCAGCCGGAGGTCGAGAGCCGGCGGTCCAACCTGTCCAACCAGCTCAACACGCTGACCTCCCGGTTGAACCAGCTCGCCACGACCACGGTCAACGGCGGCAAGATCATCAGCGACGCCGACCTGCCACACCAGGCCATCAAGCCCAGCGTGCCGCTCAACCTCGGCAGCGGAGCGCTCGCCGGACTCGTGATCGGGATCGGCATCGCCCTCGGCCGGGAACGCTTCGACCGCCGGGTCCGGCGCGGGATCGACCTGCCCCGGCGGGCCGGCGTGCCGCTGCTCGCCGAACTCGCCGAGATCGACGACCGGTACGACCCGGGCACGGAGAGCGGGCGCGCCTTCGCCCGGCTGCGCAACGAGATCGCGTGCGGGGAGCACCGGCTGATCGTGGTGACCGGGGCCGCCCCGGGTTCGGCGGCCACCCTGGTCGCGGCCAACCTGGCCGGGGCGTTCGCGCACGCCGGCAACAACGTCTCCCTGCTCACCCAGCACGCGCAGGACGCGACCGGGCAGCTGCAGGTCGAGTCCGTCCGCCGGACCCTGGACAAGCTGCGCGCCCGGGCCGACTACGTCATCATCGAGGCCCCGTCCACGGCCGCCAGCGCCGACGCCCAGAGCCTCGCCAGCCTGTGCGACGCGGCGATCATGGCCGTCGAGGCCCGCCGATGTACCCACGCCCAGGTCCTCGACGCCGCCGACCAGCTGCGCCGGGTGGACACCGCCCTGCTCGGCGGGGTGCTGACCCCGCGCCTGCGGGCCCAGGCCACCCGGCCAGCGCAGCCGGAACCGGTCGAGCCGCAGCCGCAGTTGACATGACGCTCACGACCGCCCCACCCTCCCCGCCGCTGGTGCGCCCCAGGGCGCCCCGCTGGCTCCCCCTGCCCCCGGCCTGGCCCCTGGTCGGGATCCTCGCCCTCTACCCGCTGTGGTGGGCGCTCGGCCTCGGCGTCCTGATCTTCCCGATGATGGCGCTGCCGATGGGCTGGTGGCTGCTGCGGAACCGGCCCATCCAGGTACCCCCCGGATTCGGTCTGTGGTTGCTCTTCCTGCTCGCGGTCCTGGGCAGCGTCATCGCGCTCGGCTACCAGCCGGCCGGCACCCTGCCGGGCGGCTTCGTCGGCCGGCTGCCCGGGGTGGGCTTCCGGGTGATCGAGTACGCGTCGCTGACCGTGCTGATGCTCTACGTCGGCAACCTGCCCCGGGCCGTGCTGCCGCAGCGGCGGATCGTGGCGCTGCTCGGCTGGCTGTTCGTCGTCACCGTCGGCGGCGGACTGCTCGGCGTGTTCGCCGGGCACTGGGAGTTCAACTCCCCGGTGGAGATGCTGCTCCCGCACAAGCTGCGCAGCATGGGCTTCATCAAGTCCCTGGTGCACCCGGCGGCCGCGCAGGTGATGGACGTGTTCGGCGGGATGGACATCCCCCGGCCGGCCGCCCCGTGGGGCTACACGAACACCTGGGGCAACAACTACTGCCTGCTGGTCGGCTTCTTCGTGATCTGGGCCTTCGCCACGAGACGCCGCTGGCTGGCCGCCGTGCTGCTGGTCGTGTCGGTGCTGCCGGTCGTCTACTCGCTCAACCGGGGCCTGTGGATCGGCCTCGGCATGCTGGCCCTCTACCTGGCCGCCCGGCTCGCCGCCCAGGGCCGGATGTGGCCGCTGTTCGGGCTCGCCGCCACCACGGCCGTCGTCGCGGTGCTGCTCGCCGCCAGCCCGCTCGGCACCCTGGTCAACGCCCGGGTCGAGCACGGCAAGTCCAACGACGTCCGGATGTACGTCACCGTCGAAGCGCTCCGAGGACTGCCCGAGTCCCCGCTGATCGGCTTCGGCTCGACCCGCAACACCTCGGGCGGGCGCAACTCGATCGCGGTCGGCAGCACCTCGGACTGCGAGCGGTGCGGCAACTTCACCCTGGGCGGCAACGGTCAGCTCTGGCAGACCCTGTACGCGCACGGGATCATCGGCACCCTCGCCTACTTCGGCTTCTTCGGCTACGGCATCTGGCGGTTCCGCCGGGACCGTACCGCGATCGGGCTCGTCTGCTCGGCCTGTCACGTCGTCAGCTTCTCGGCGATGTTCTGGTACAACGCGCTGGTCACACCACTGGCGTTCCAGCTGCTGGCCTACGCGCTGCTGTGGAGGAACACCCATGCCCACGAATAACGCGCCGGCGGCACTGACCGCCTCGGACTCCTCGCTGCGGGCCGCGTACCTCACCGAGGTGCTCGGGCTGCTGTACCCGACGGGTGAGGGGGCCGGGATCGAGTACCTCGTGGTGCCCGACGCGCGCCGGCCACGGCTCCTGGTACCCGCCAACGACCGCAGGCTCGCCGCGGCCGCCGTGCGCAGGTACGCCGAACCCACCTCCCGGCTCGCCCGGTTCAAGCGGGACGCCGTCGTCGCCGCGCTGCGCACCGGGGCCTCCGGACTGCTGCTCCGCGACCGGGTCACGGTGCGCGAGTCCGGCGGCATCGACGCGCACCTGTGCGAGGCGCTCGGCCAGCAGGTCCGGATCAGCGTGCACATCGGACCGGCCAGGGCCAACCGCAAGCCGGTCCTGCAACTGCTCGCCCCCGGCGGCACCACGGTCGGATTCGTCAAGCTCGGCGTCAACGAGCTGACCCGCCGGCTGGTCCGCGCCGAAACCAACGCGCTGGAGTCCCTGTCCTGCGCCGGGCTGCAACTGATCACCACGCCGTCCGTGCTGCACGCCGGCGGCTGGCGCGGCCACGAGGTGCTCGTCCAGTCCGCCCTGCCGATCTGGCGGCCCCGGGCCGCGGTCCGCGCCCGGCTGAACCCCGCGATGCGGGAGCTGGCCGAGGCGTTCGGGGTGACCCGGTGCCGGCTGTCGCAGAGCGAGTACCGGGGCCGGCTCACCACCCGGCTCGCCACGGTCAAGGTCTCCGACGACGGCCGGGTCCTCGAACGCGCCGCCGCCGAACTCCTCAAACGCGCCGGCAGCGCCCAGCTGTCCTTCGGCGCGTGGCACGGCGACTGGACCCCGTGGAACATGGCCGCCGTGCACGACACGCTGCTGGTCTGGGACTGGGAACGGTTCTGCACCGGGGTGCCCGTCGGCTTCGACGGCGCGCACTACGCCCTGCAGGCCGCCATCGTCACCGCCGGCCGGGAACCCGCCACGGCCGTCGACCAGGTGATCGACAACGCGCCGGCGCTGCTCGCCCCGTTCGGGGTCGGGGCCGCCGCCGCCCGGATCACCGTGCTGCTCTACCTCGTGGACCTCGCCACCCGGTACCTGACCGATCGCCAGGCGGAGGCCGGTGCCCGACTCGGGGTGCTGGGCACCTGGCTACTGCCGGCGTTGGTCCGCCGGGTTTCTCACCTATAGGAGAGGGTCGTGGACTCACACAAGGTCCCAGAGAAAGTCAAACAGTTGGTGCACTTCGGCTCCCGGTCACTCGGCCGGGCCACCGCGAACGCCCGACTGCTGCCGTCGTTCCTGCTGTGCGGGGGGCAGCGGTGCGGCACGACGTCGCTGTACCGGGCGCTCGCCGGGCACCCGGCCATCCTCAAGGCGGTGCTGCACAAGGGCGTGCACTACTTCGACACGTCCTACCACCAGGGATTCTCCTGGTACCGGGGCCACTTCCCGCTCCGGGTCAGCGCCCGACGCGTCGAGTCCCGGGTCCAGGTGCCGGTCCAGACGTTCGAGTCCAGCCCGTACTACATGTACCACCCGCACGCCGCCGAACGGATCGCCCGCGACCTGCCCGACGTGAAGCTCGTCGTCCTGGTCCGCGACCCGGTCGAGCGCGCCTACTCCCAGCACGCGCACGAGCTGGCCCGCGGCTTCGAACACATCGAGGAGTTCACCGAGGCCGTGGACCTCGAGCCGTCCCGGCTGTCCGGCGAGGCGGAGCGGCTGCGCACCGACCCGACGTACTACTCCTTCTCCCACCAGCACCACGGCTACCTGGCCCGCGGCCGGTACGTCGAATACCTCGAACGGCTCGCCGACATCTTCGGCCGGGACCGCATCCACGTCGTCGACAGCCACGACTTCTTCACCACCCCGCAGCCGGTGTTCGCCGACCTGCTGGGCTTCCTCGGCCTGCCGTGGCTCGGCGACCCGCCGTTCGAGCAGCACAACGCGCGGCCCAGGTCCACGATGCCGGAGTCGGTGCGCGAGGCGCTCGACGCGTACTTCGCGCCCCACGACGAACGCCTCGCCCGGTGGCTCGGCTGGACGCCCTCCTGGCGACGATGACGGTTCTCCAACAGCGCACCGCCTCAGACCGCGCCGACCTCGGTCGGGTGGCCCGGGGCGGCGTCCTCAACCTGGCCGGCGCCGGCTACGCGGGCCTCGCCGGCTTCGGCGTCACCTGGCTCGTCGCGCGCGGCCTGGCCCCCGCCGACGCCGGACGGTTCTTCGCGTCCACTGCGGCGTTCACGGTCGCCGTCACCGTCGCGAAGCTCGGCACCCCCACCGGCCTCGTCTACTGGCCGGCCCGGCTCCGCGACCGCCCGCACCTGCTCCGCCCCATGTTGCGCGCGGCGCTGAGCCCCGTCGCCGTCGCCGCTGTGCTCATCGCGGCGGGGCTGTGGGCCACCGGCAGACTCGGCCCCCTCGTCGTCTTCCTTCCCCTGGCCGCGCTCACCGACGCGCTGCTCGCCGCGACCCGTGGCTTCCGCAAACCCCGCCCAACGGTGCTCTACGACAAGCTGCTGCGGCCGACGTTGCAGCTCGGCGCGTTAGGGCTCGCGGTGTGGCTGGCGGGCGGGTCGCCGGGGGTGTTCACGGTGGCGTGGGCGTGGGCGTATCTGCCGGTGTTCTTCCTGGCCTGGCGGGCGCTGCCGACACTGCCCCCGACCGGGCCGAGTGACCCGATCGCCGGGCCGTTCTGGCGGTTCACCGCGCCCCGCGCCCTGGCCAGCGTCGCCCAGCAGGCCCTGCAACGCGTCGACGTCATACTGCTCGCCGCCCTGGTCAGCTTCACCCAGGCCGCCTACTACGCCGTCGCCGGCCGGTTCGTCATCGTCGGCCAGCTCGCCAACCAGGCCCTCGCCTACAGCGTGCAGCCCCAACTCGCGGAACTTCTCGCGGCCGGGGACCGGCCGGCCGCCCGCGCCCTCTACCAGTCGGCCACCGGCTGGGTGATCCTGCTGTCCTGGCCGGTCTACCTGCTGGCGGCCGTGTTCGCCCCGTTGTACCTGCACCTGTTCGGGCCGCAGT
Proteins encoded in this window:
- a CDS encoding DM13 domain-containing protein, encoding MRKKLVLVGLALAVAVAFGLFWFQPWKLVVDRTVHETLPAAAPTIADTVVRHGSFVSHEHATAGSAELVRLADGRHVLALRDLDTSNGPDLRVWITDQAATVTDLDASRHVELGRLKGNKGSQVYDIPPGTDLDLYKSVTIWCKRFSASFGAADLT
- a CDS encoding DNRLRE domain-containing protein, with the translated sequence MDRRVALVTTVLCLGGGLAACTSSPVTPDVLVRVAADAYLRNGRTPAVARDPELAAGRSGAEAMVSYLRFQVSEVPRGTGRLRSTLTLTPLPGAKPGLVELVSVPDTGWSERTLASRAPQVGRVLGTSTVTASATTLTFDVSRVVQSTGKYAFALTSPDRLQRFRSSEAPSGAPTLRLTREDPRTGRWQDPASPAPAEDPGTTPPPPGSPSPSVEPSPDPGSASDPVPPPLPPADPVPVPSDPVPTPPSGGEPSPVPPQPSPPAPQPVPSTPGQQLPSPTPPAPTAVPPDPTVPSPTVPSPAVPSPPAVSPIPTAVPSEDPEEPPAAPCVVGPKLVPTCGILTGVAPAAHTSQPRDQALREFEATAGRGQQIFHHYHRGEELFPTPWEVALAREPGHERLLFLNWKPLMRWDRVAAGDYDRVIDRLAAHITSTYTDPFYLTVHHEPENDVIAGAGSGMTARDYAAMYRHVVERLRAKGVTNAVTVMCYMSYVPWNVQPWFGELYPGDDVVDWVSWDVYAYSDGGFGYGDFVEMVNRTSVGKAWPGIYSWAARTFPDKPLMVAEWGVWQSGGNPGHKPWFFATTADQMALFPRVKALVYFDSPNAEGRDSRIDATPQAAAAFRDLMSNRMFDVRLR
- a CDS encoding choice-of-anchor D domain-containing protein; amino-acid sequence: MPTAPYTAFSIDAGDSNNVHDLGGSQLYDSNNGTFTGSYTSANDVVELRARDNAATVGYTWRAALMPPTGSTWVAGTRYPTQNDPDATHASLHVQPGSAVCSGPGSVLIREVVRDGAQKITAFAATYAVDCFAEQPQQRVTGELRWNSSVGYTAATTEKWAKYFGKMYAGMDGPPQAITLTAKGTEPTTFGAVTFGDPTLFTVTGNTCSGATLAYGETCAVTLTPHPTQRGYQYTQLFVADNTAGGRKVVQVSLVGLDPREVAPTYLGSFGPVEAGHADVVQTVTVQSYGIQPTRMGKASIDGVAPGWFTITADTCSGTTLPVGGACTIQVTAHGLEAPYQDRTLFIPNDSLTPRYEVRLGADIGARGSYYPLTPNRILDTREGNGAPRRTVGGGETVHLQVNGRGGVPAAGVSAVVLNVTVTEPTAAGFITVYPSGLPRPVASSLNHVPGWTGANSVTVGVGANGQVDLYSHAGSTHVVVDVVGYYAKGYAGPDGGPAVGAQYEPIVPQRLLDTRSAWGDPLPAGHYAKVPVDFGANVNPHIRALAVNVTAVDPRGSGFLTTWDGQGPRPNASTLNYTAGRNVPNMAIVPTANCTDCGVGTGLPSIGVHTTTDTHLVVDVVGFYVDNGVTSGLRFQPVRPTRITDTRPDYTGPGLHGSIGPDSSVPVAADGAVFPGAVAVGLNVTAVAPTSNTFLTVWPSTYPEVDRPGVSNLNPTAGQVVANAVVTGVGFKIGYGGDLMFNVYNLAGRTDLVVDAVGAYYSSTTGYRQTYLLLSYPPSTRHG
- a CDS encoding Wzz/FepE/Etk N-terminal domain-containing protein — protein: MDVSRPATYDLSDYLSALRRSWWVAVLAAALGFAGATAFTMTQHKLYESSASVLVQPTGVTDTNVTGGRTKGDINLDTEAQLVKSTAVATDAGKLMRSAKTAPQLAHRVSVAVPPNTSVLVITYSEHSPRAAQAGAHAFAEAYLANRNESAKADLTGQAGTLDRKIKQVNADLASLPTTLDRAQPEVESRRSNLSNQLNTLTSRLNQLATTTVNGGKIISDADLPHQAIKPSVPLNLGSGALAGLVIGIGIALGRERFDRRVRRGIDLPRRAGVPLLAELAEIDDRYDPGTESGRAFARLRNEIACGEHRLIVVTGAAPGSAATLVAANLAGAFAHAGNNVSLLTQHAQDATGQLQVESVRRTLDKLRARADYVIIEAPSTAASADAQSLASLCDAAIMAVEARRCTHAQVLDAADQLRRVDTALLGGVLTPRLRAQATRPAQPEPVEPQPQLT
- the cysC gene encoding adenylyl-sulfate kinase yields the protein MNGWVLPDEVLRGAPTYTPRPRELADLELLLSGAYAPLTGFLSRADLVAVTRRGRLADGTPWSAPVTLEVPVELTGKLDLTNPMRRVLVLTDTEAAPAAALDVTETWEARAGSVYISGQLRRLGEGPRGAFKKLRMGPAEVRDVLPSGRVLGVIADRPLHRPQLAQLAHAARTIAGHVLIIVPVGGPGPDGLPPEALVRSVLAARDRLPAATIVAVPLSRTGDDVRDALLHSRVAAAYGVTHLLSGAATITAGGLRVVLPRELAYDARDGQWRSRDDVPPHTRRLALTNREIADLQDRGVTLPEWHTPPAVARELRRSRPPRRERGLVVLFTGLSGAGKSTIARGVHEALLEGGDRNASLLDGDVVRRLLSSGLGFSRADRDLNITRIGFVAAEVARHGGLALCCPIAPYAHGRSEARKLAHEAGAGFILVHIATPLEVCEHRDRKGLYAKARAGEITNMTGVHDPYEIPTDAELTLDTAGTVDEAVATVLEYLTAEGWLEPTHR